In the genome of Magnolia sinica isolate HGM2019 chromosome 2, MsV1, whole genome shotgun sequence, one region contains:
- the LOC131237235 gene encoding subtilisin-like protease SBT1.6, producing MASSTSFPSSLFLFIFFFSALLSQTLSIPSPPHKTYIFRIDAQSKPSIFSTHYHWYTSTFAPPTQILHTYSTVFHGFSATLSSSHAASLLSHPSVLAVFEDRSRSLHTTRSPQFLGLRNQRGLWSDSDYGSDVIIGFLDTGIWPERRSFSDLNLGPVPARWKGQCESGVRFSPSNCNRKLVGARFFNQGHEAAARLAGGTGVNATIEFRSPRDADGHGTHTASTAAGRHAFQASMAGYAAGIAKGVAPKARIAAYKVCWKDSGCYDSDILAGFDHAVADGVDVISISIGGGNGATSPYYLDPIAVGSYGAVSRGVFVSSSAGNDGPALMSVTNLAPWLTTVGAGTIDRNFPADVILGNGRKLNGVSLYSGKQLVGKMFPLVYPGKSGGLSSSLCMENALDPRVVRGKIVICDRGSNPRVTKGLVVKNSGGVGMILANGISNGEGLVGDPHVLPACAVGADEGDAVKSYVSSTVNPMATIVFRGTVVGVKPAPVVASFSARGPNALSPEILKPDLIAPGVNILAAWTDAVGPTGLDSDTRKTEFNILSGTSMACPHVSGAAALLKSAHPEWSSAAVRSALMTTAGINDNRFQLMTDESTGKPATPYDVGAGHLNLDLAMDPGLVYDIGNQDYVNYLCSIGYNPKTIQVITHMPVTCPLKKPSPGNLNYPSISVIFDGSESGYVSKMFIRTATNVGPVNSIYKVKVELPAKGVVVSVKPAKLVFSELVKKQSFAVTVSANSKNLSFDESDVIYGFLSWLDGKHVVRSPIVVTRFMPL from the coding sequence atggcCAGTTCCACTTCCTTCCCATCTTCCCTctttctcttcatcttcttcttctccgcTCTCCTTTCTCAAACCCTTTCCATTCCATCTCCACCACACAAGACGTACATCTTCCGCATCGacgctcaatccaaaccgtccatcttctcCACTCACTATCATTGGTACACCTCCACCTTCGCTCCCCCAACCCAAATCCTCCACACCTACTCCACCGTCTTCCATGGCTTCTCGGCTACTCTCTCTTCCTCCCACGCTGCATCTCTCCTCAGCCATCCATCCGTCCTGGCCGTCTTCGAAGACCGCTCCCGCTCCCTCCACACCACCCGATCCCCTCAATTCCTCGGCCTTCGCAATCAGCGCGGCCTCTGGTCCGATTCTGACTACGGCTCCGATGTGATCATCGGCTTCCTCGATACCGGCATCTGGCCCGAGCGCCGCAGCTTCTCCGATCTCAACCTTGGCCCCGTTCCTGCCCGCTGGAAAGGCCAGTGCGAGTCTGGCGTCCGCTTCTCACCCTCCAATTGCAATCGGAAGCTAGTCGGCGCTAGGTTTTTCAATCAAGGCCATGAGGCTGCTGCTAGATTAGCTGGTGGCACTGGTGTGAATGCCACCATCGAGTTCCGCTCCCCACGGGATGCTGACGGACATGGGACCCACACTGCATCAACTGCTGCGGGCCGTCATGCGTTCCAGGCCAGCATGGCAGGTTATGCAGCTGGGATTGCCAAAGGCGTCGCACCCAAGGCAAGGATTGCCGCCTATAAGGTCTGCTGGAAGGACTCTGGTTGCTATGACTCCGATATCCTTGCTGGATTTGACCATGCTGTTGCAGACGGTGTCGATGTCATCTCGATATCTATTGGTGGCGGCAATGGTGCAACATCACCATATTACCTCGATCCAATAGCTGTTGGGTCATATGGTGCTGTCTCCAGAGGGGTGTTTGTGTCATCGTCAGCTGGGAATGATGGGCCTGCTTTAATGTCAGTGACCAACCTTGCGCCGTGGCTCACAACTGTTGGAGCTGGTACAATTGACCGGAATTTCCCAGCTGATGTGATTCTTGGCAATGGGCGCAAGCTCAATGGTGTGTCCCTGTATTCTGGTAAACAGCTTGTGGGGAAAATGTTCCCACTGGTTTACCCTGGTAAATCTGGTGGCCTTTCATCATCTCTCTGTATGGAGAATGCACTTGATCCGAGGGTTGTAAGGGGTAAGATTGTGATCTGTGACCGTGGTAGCAATCCACGTGTCACTAAGGGATTGGTGGTTAAGAATTCTGGTGGTGTTGGGATGATCCTTGCCAATGGGATCTCCAACGGTGAGGGCCTTGTTGGCGACCCGCACGTCCTGCCAGCATGTGCAGTTGGTGCTGATGAGGGCGATGCTGTCAAATCCTATGTCTCATCAACTGTGAATCCAATGGCCACGATTGTATTCCGTGGCACAGTTGTAGGTGTCAAGCCAGCGCCAGTGGTGGCGTCGTTCTCTGCCCGAGGCCCCAATGCGCTGTCTCCAGAAATCCTCAAGCCAGACCTCATCGCACCCGGTGTAAACATCCTGGCCGCCTGGACTGatgcggtgggtcccactgggTTAGATTCTGATACCCGGAAGACGGAGTTCAACATACTGTCTGGGACGTCGATGGCATGCCCACATGTGAGTGGGGCTGCAGCGCTGCTCAAGTCAGCTCATCCAGAATGGAGTTCGGCTGCTGTCCGTTCTGCTCTGATGACAACGGCTGGCATAAACGACAACCGGTTCCAACTCATGACTGACGAGTCAACTGGGAAACCCGCCACACCATATGATGTCGGTGCAGGTCATTTGAATCTAGACCTTGCCATGGATCCTGGTCTAGTCTATGATATTGGAAATCAAGATTATGTGAACTACTTATGCTCCATTGGATACAACCCAAAAACAATTCAAGTGATCACGCACATGCCGGTGACTTGCCCGCTGAAAAAGCCATCACCAGGGAATCTGAATTACCCATCAATTTCGGTTATCTTTGATGGATCAGAATCAGGGTATGTAAGCAAGATGTTTATCCGAACAGCAACGAATGTGggtcctgtgaattcgatttatAAGGTGAAGGTGGAACTTCCTGCGAAGGGTGTGGTGGTGAGTGTGAAACCAGCTAAGCTTGTTTTCTCAGAGTTGGTGAAGAAGCAGAGCTTTGCTGTAACTGTTTCAGCCAATTCAAAGAATCTGAGTTTTGATGAATCGGATGTGATTTATGGATTCTTGTCTTGGTTGGATGGGAAGCATGTTGTCCGATCACCAATTGTTGTGACGCGTTTTATGCCTTTGTGA